Proteins encoded within one genomic window of Brassica rapa cultivar Chiifu-401-42 chromosome A09, CAAS_Brap_v3.01, whole genome shotgun sequence:
- the LOC103843049 gene encoding trihelix transcription factor GT-1 isoform X1, with the protein MFVSDKPRPIDFYKDDNTTTARDNMIIDVTTNAPGRDLHPHHHHHHLQPQQILLGESSGEDHEVKAPKKRAETWVQDETRSLIMFRRGMDGLFNTSKSNKHLWEQISAKMREKGFDRSPTMCTDKWRNLLKEFKKAKHHDRGNRSAKMSYYKEIEEILRERSKKVTATGQYSKSSNATPTAKVDSFMQFTDKGFDDPSISFGSVEANGRPALNLERRLDHDGHPLAIATVDAVAANGVPPWNWRETPGNGGDSHGQPFGGRVITVKFGDYTRRIGVDGSTEAIKDTIRSAFGLRTRRAFWLEDEDQVVRCLDRDMPLGNYLLHVDDGKIHHIPICFYTQIRLPSCQYPKLNCTGLAIRVCHYDESNQLPVHTEEKVFYTEEDYRDFLARRGWTCLQFDGFRNIENMDDLQPGAVYRGVR; encoded by the exons ATGTTCGTTTCCGACAAGCCTCGTCCTATCGATTTCTACAAAGACGATAACACCACCACCGCACGCGACAACATGATCATCGACGTCACCACCAACGCACCAGGAAGAGATCTACATCCCCACCATCATCACCACCATCTCCAGCCGCAACAGATTCTCCTCGGAGAAAGCAGCGGCGAGGACCACGAAGTGAAAGCTCCCAAGAAACGAGCGGAGACATGGGTCCAAGACGAGACTCGCTCCCTGATCATGTTCCGCCGAGGCATGGACGGACTCTTCAACACCTCCAAGTCCAACAAGCACCTCTGGGAGCAGATCTCCGCCAAGATGCGGGAGAAAGGCTTCGATCGGTCTCCGACCATGTGCACCGACAAGTGGAGGAATCTTCTGAAGGAGTTCAAGAAGGCCAAGCATCATGACAGAGGGAATAGATCGGCTAAGATGTCGTATTACAAGGAGATTGAAGAGATTCTTAGGGAGAGGAGCAAGAAAGTGACGGCGACGGGGCAGTACAGCAAGAGCTCTAATGCAACGCCCACTGCTAAAGTTGATTCCTTTATGCAGTTTACTGATAAAG GTTTTGATGATCCGAGCATTTCTTTTGGATCTGTTGAAG CTAATGGAAGGCCAGCGTTAAACCTTGAAAGGCGTCTTGATCATGATGGTCATCCTCTTGCGATCGCTACAGTTGATGCTGTTGCAGCAAATGGAGTTCCTCCTTGGAATTGGAGAGAGACTCCTGGAAACG GTGGGGATTCTCATGGTCAGCCTTTTGGTGGGAGGGTCATAACTGTTAAATTTGGCGACTATACAAGAAGAATCGGCGTTGATGGTAGCACTGAAGCAATCAAAGACACTATCAGATCCGCTTTTGGGTTAAGAACACGACGGGCTTTTTGGTTAGAGGATGAAGATCAGGTTGTTCGTTGTCTTGATCGAGACATGCCCTTAGGGAACTATCTACTCCATGTAGATGATGGTAAGATTCATCACATTCCCATCTGTTTCTACACCCAAATACGGTTACCGAGTTGTCAATATCCAAAACTTAATTGTACAGGACTAGCTATTAGAGTTTGCCATTATGATGAATCCAACCAGTTACCAGTCCATACAGAAGAGAAAGTCTTCTACACGGAAGAAGACTACCGTGATTTTCTAGCTAGACGGGGATGGACATGTCTGCAATTTGATGGTTTTAGGAACATAGAGAACATGGATGATCTTCAACCAGGTGCTGTGTACAGAGGAGTGAGATGA
- the LOC103843050 gene encoding glyceraldehyde-3-phosphate dehydrogenase, cytosolic: MADKKIKIGINGFGRIGRLVARVILQRNDVELVAVNDPFITTEYMTYMFKYDSVHGQWKHNELKLKDEKTLLFGEKPVTVFGIRNPEDIPWGEAGADFVVESTGVFTDKDKAAAHLKGGAKKVVISAPSKDAPMFVVGVNEHEYKSDLDIVSNASCTTNCLAPLAKVINDRFGIVEGLMTTVHSITATQKTVDGPSMKDWRGGRAASFNIIPSSTGAAKAVGKVLPQLNGKLTGMSFRVPTVDVSVVDLTVRLEKAATYDDIKKAIKEESEGKLKGILGYTEDDVVSTDFVGDSRSSIFDAKAGIALSDNFVKLVSWYDNEWGYSTRVVDLIIHMSKA, from the exons ATGG CTGACAAGAAGATTAAGATCGGAATCAACG GTTTCGGAAGAATCGGGCGTTTGGTGGCGAGAGTGATCCTTCAGAGGAACGATGTTGAGCTCGTCGCTGTTAATGATCCCTTCATCACCACCGAGTACATG ACGTACATGTTTAAGTACGACAGTGTTCACGGGCAGTGGAAGCACAATGAACTCAAGTTGAAGGATGAGAAGACCCTTCTCTTTGGTGAGAAGCCAGTCACTGTTTTTGGCATCAG GAACCCTGAGGATATCCCATGGGGTGAGGCTGGAGCTGACTTTGTTGTTGAGTCTACTGGTGTCTTCACTGACAAGGACAAAGCTGCTGCTCACTTGAAG GGTGGGGCCAAGAAGGTTGTTATCTCTGCCCCAAGCAAAGACGCTCCCATGTTTGTTGTTGGTGTCAACGAGCACGAGTACAAGTCCGACCTTGACATTGTCTCCAACGCTAGCTGCACCACTAACTGCCTTGCTCCCCTTGCCAAG GTTATCAACGACAGGTTTGGAATTGTTGAGGGTCTTATGACCACCGTCCACTCTATCACTG CTACTCAGAAGACAGTTGATGGTCCATCAATGAAGGACTGGAGAGGTGGAAGAGCCGCTTCCTTCAACATCATCCCCAGCAGCACCGGAGCTGCCAAGGCTGTCGGAAAAGTGCTTCCACAGCTCAACGGAAAGTTGACCGGAATGTCCTTCCGTGTTCCCACCGTTGATGTCTCAGTTGTTGACCTCACGGTTAGACTCGAGAAAGCCGCAACCTACGACGATATCAAGAAGGCTATCAA GGAGGAATCTGAGGGAAAGCTAAAGGGAATCCTTGGTTACACAGAGGATGATGTTGTCTCAACTGACTTCGTTGGTGATAGCAGGTCGAGCATTTTTGACGCAAAGGCTGGAATCGCATTGAGTGACAACTTCGTGAAACTTGTGTCGTGGTACGACAACGAATGGGGTTACAGTACCCGTGTGGTCGACTTGATCATCCACATGTCCAAAGCCTAA
- the LOC103843049 gene encoding trihelix transcription factor GT-1 isoform X3, whose protein sequence is MFVSDKPRPIDFYKDDNTTTARDNMIIDVTTNAPGRDLHPHHHHHHLQPQQILLGESSGEDHEVKAPKKRAETWVQDETRSLIMFRRGMDGLFNTSKSNKHLWEQISAKMREKGFDRSPTMCTDKWRNLLKEFKKAKHHDRGNRSAKMSYYKEIEEILRERSKKVTATGQYSKSSNATPTAKVDSFMQFTDKANGRPALNLERRLDHDGHPLAIATVDAVAANGVPPWNWRETPGNGGDSHGQPFGGRVITVKFGDYTRRIGVDGSTEAIKDTIRSAFGLRTRRAFWLEDEDQVVRCLDRDMPLGNYLLHVDDGLAIRVCHYDESNQLPVHTEEKVFYTEEDYRDFLARRGWTCLQFDGFRNIENMDDLQPGAVYRGVR, encoded by the exons ATGTTCGTTTCCGACAAGCCTCGTCCTATCGATTTCTACAAAGACGATAACACCACCACCGCACGCGACAACATGATCATCGACGTCACCACCAACGCACCAGGAAGAGATCTACATCCCCACCATCATCACCACCATCTCCAGCCGCAACAGATTCTCCTCGGAGAAAGCAGCGGCGAGGACCACGAAGTGAAAGCTCCCAAGAAACGAGCGGAGACATGGGTCCAAGACGAGACTCGCTCCCTGATCATGTTCCGCCGAGGCATGGACGGACTCTTCAACACCTCCAAGTCCAACAAGCACCTCTGGGAGCAGATCTCCGCCAAGATGCGGGAGAAAGGCTTCGATCGGTCTCCGACCATGTGCACCGACAAGTGGAGGAATCTTCTGAAGGAGTTCAAGAAGGCCAAGCATCATGACAGAGGGAATAGATCGGCTAAGATGTCGTATTACAAGGAGATTGAAGAGATTCTTAGGGAGAGGAGCAAGAAAGTGACGGCGACGGGGCAGTACAGCAAGAGCTCTAATGCAACGCCCACTGCTAAAGTTGATTCCTTTATGCAGTTTACTGATAAAG CTAATGGAAGGCCAGCGTTAAACCTTGAAAGGCGTCTTGATCATGATGGTCATCCTCTTGCGATCGCTACAGTTGATGCTGTTGCAGCAAATGGAGTTCCTCCTTGGAATTGGAGAGAGACTCCTGGAAACG GTGGGGATTCTCATGGTCAGCCTTTTGGTGGGAGGGTCATAACTGTTAAATTTGGCGACTATACAAGAAGAATCGGCGTTGATGGTAGCACTGAAGCAATCAAAGACACTATCAGATCCGCTTTTGGGTTAAGAACACGACGGGCTTTTTGGTTAGAGGATGAAGATCAGGTTGTTCGTTGTCTTGATCGAGACATGCCCTTAGGGAACTATCTACTCCATGTAGATGATG GACTAGCTATTAGAGTTTGCCATTATGATGAATCCAACCAGTTACCAGTCCATACAGAAGAGAAAGTCTTCTACACGGAAGAAGACTACCGTGATTTTCTAGCTAGACGGGGATGGACATGTCTGCAATTTGATGGTTTTAGGAACATAGAGAACATGGATGATCTTCAACCAGGTGCTGTGTACAGAGGAGTGAGATGA
- the LOC103843049 gene encoding trihelix transcription factor GT-1 isoform X2, whose translation MFVSDKPRPIDFYKDDNTTTARDNMIIDVTTNAPGRDLHPHHHHHHLQPQQILLGESSGEDHEVKAPKKRAETWVQDETRSLIMFRRGMDGLFNTSKSNKHLWEQISAKMREKGFDRSPTMCTDKWRNLLKEFKKAKHHDRGNRSAKMSYYKEIEEILRERSKKVTATGQYSKSSNATPTAKVDSFMQFTDKGFDDPSISFGSVEANGRPALNLERRLDHDGHPLAIATVDAVAANGVPPWNWRETPGNGGDSHGQPFGGRVITVKFGDYTRRIGVDGSTEAIKDTIRSAFGLRTRRAFWLEDEDQVVRCLDRDMPLGNYLLHVDDGLAIRVCHYDESNQLPVHTEEKVFYTEEDYRDFLARRGWTCLQFDGFRNIENMDDLQPGAVYRGVR comes from the exons ATGTTCGTTTCCGACAAGCCTCGTCCTATCGATTTCTACAAAGACGATAACACCACCACCGCACGCGACAACATGATCATCGACGTCACCACCAACGCACCAGGAAGAGATCTACATCCCCACCATCATCACCACCATCTCCAGCCGCAACAGATTCTCCTCGGAGAAAGCAGCGGCGAGGACCACGAAGTGAAAGCTCCCAAGAAACGAGCGGAGACATGGGTCCAAGACGAGACTCGCTCCCTGATCATGTTCCGCCGAGGCATGGACGGACTCTTCAACACCTCCAAGTCCAACAAGCACCTCTGGGAGCAGATCTCCGCCAAGATGCGGGAGAAAGGCTTCGATCGGTCTCCGACCATGTGCACCGACAAGTGGAGGAATCTTCTGAAGGAGTTCAAGAAGGCCAAGCATCATGACAGAGGGAATAGATCGGCTAAGATGTCGTATTACAAGGAGATTGAAGAGATTCTTAGGGAGAGGAGCAAGAAAGTGACGGCGACGGGGCAGTACAGCAAGAGCTCTAATGCAACGCCCACTGCTAAAGTTGATTCCTTTATGCAGTTTACTGATAAAG GTTTTGATGATCCGAGCATTTCTTTTGGATCTGTTGAAG CTAATGGAAGGCCAGCGTTAAACCTTGAAAGGCGTCTTGATCATGATGGTCATCCTCTTGCGATCGCTACAGTTGATGCTGTTGCAGCAAATGGAGTTCCTCCTTGGAATTGGAGAGAGACTCCTGGAAACG GTGGGGATTCTCATGGTCAGCCTTTTGGTGGGAGGGTCATAACTGTTAAATTTGGCGACTATACAAGAAGAATCGGCGTTGATGGTAGCACTGAAGCAATCAAAGACACTATCAGATCCGCTTTTGGGTTAAGAACACGACGGGCTTTTTGGTTAGAGGATGAAGATCAGGTTGTTCGTTGTCTTGATCGAGACATGCCCTTAGGGAACTATCTACTCCATGTAGATGATG GACTAGCTATTAGAGTTTGCCATTATGATGAATCCAACCAGTTACCAGTCCATACAGAAGAGAAAGTCTTCTACACGGAAGAAGACTACCGTGATTTTCTAGCTAGACGGGGATGGACATGTCTGCAATTTGATGGTTTTAGGAACATAGAGAACATGGATGATCTTCAACCAGGTGCTGTGTACAGAGGAGTGAGATGA
- the LOC103843048 gene encoding uncharacterized protein LOC103843048 has protein sequence MYVTRRLSEYQRNRSEIKQPLPEGPNSGVLIIQDEESKPTCCFGSCYGSELKGLPFPQNAKLTVNYIIAANNTTIVYQDPVVFIPVLDQPLSSNRYYAIKRSGKHSGEASANAKEEDRVPCCFCFTRVPEAKPQQADPYDIYQQFEIHQRKSLSRYYFATSVAPDGVPPEFLKRKGWTVEYSTSEDYGLRDDAKGINAKLRSELPSDLNISVAVGNWYVPFIFVKDGDAKDQLKSSTYYRMTLYQKWEEVYSCENADKENREVVLNMEVDPEVVKLEGQLIGKETIRVDENGVVWFGVANKSVGLRSVVTARMKWEEERFGWKSKAVVERTDRFDGGGSSWKSYKCYVLVESFVLRRMDESLVLTFEFKHADKLKSKWES, from the exons ATGTATGTTACAAGGCGTTTGTCGGAATATCAAAGAAACAGATCGGAGATAAAGCAACCATTGCCGGAAGGTCCGAACTCCGGTGTACTTATAATTCAAGATGAAGAGTCAAAGCCAACTTGTTGCTTCGGATCTTGCTACGGGTCTGAACTCAAAGGCTTACCGTTCCCACAGAACGCAAAGCTGACTGTGAACTACATCATCGCAGCTAATAACACGACCATCGTTTATCAGGATCCTGTCGTTTTCATTCCGGTTCTTGACCAGCCGTTGTCTTCTAACCGTTACTACGCCATTAAAAGAAGCGGGAAACACTCAGG AGAAGCTTCGGCTAATGCGAAAGAGGAAGACAGAGTCCCTTGCTGCTTTTGCTTCACCCGTGTTCCCGAAGCTAAACCACAACAAGCAGATCCTTATGACATTTACCAGCAATTCGAGATCCATCAACGAAAATCTTTGTCTCGATACTACTTTGCAACATCCGTTGCTCCCGACGGTGTACCACCAGAGTTCCTTAAGAGAAAAGGTTGGACAGTTGAGTACTCGACATCCGAAGACTATGGTCTGAGAGATGATGCAAAAGGGATTAACGCTAAGCTTCGTTCCGAGCTTCCTAGTGATCTGAACATAAGCGTTGCGGTGGGGAACTGGTACGTACCTTTCATATTCGTGAAGGATGGAGACGCAAAGGATCAGCTTAAGAGCTCAACTTATTACAGAATGACTCTTTACCAAAAATGGGAGGAGGTTTACTCTTGTGAAAACGCTGACAAAGAAAACCGCGAGGTTGTACTCAATATGGAAGTGGATCCAGAAGTTGTGAAGCTTGAGGGGCAACTTATCGGAAAAGAGACAATAAGGGTGGATGAAAATGGGGTTGTTTGGTTTGGGGTCGCTAACAAGAGTGTTGGTTTGAGGTCTGTTGTCACTGCGAGGATGAAATGGGAAGAGGAGAGGTTCGGGTGGAAGAGCAAAGCCGTGGTTGAAAGAACAGACAGATTCGATGGAGGTGGTTCGAGTTGGAAGAGCTATAAATGTTATGTGTTGGTGGAGAGTTTTGTATTGAGGAGGATGGATGAAAGTCTGGTCTTGACATTTGAGTTTAAGCATGCTGATAAGTTGAAGAGCAAGTGGGAATCATGA
- the LOC103843052 gene encoding uncharacterized protein LOC103843052, whose amino-acid sequence MQESAIKILESKDSDAEIRESSISRIAVEGYDTSLRREDVDDALREHFASCGNIIHVYVPIDENSGTLCRYALIYVNEEDEEKALRLNGSDMGGRILQIQSYAFHQNHLNEVLDQMKEGRLYRPQHTIMVTGCDNFLPVNVIEKELEKYFSAIGSFVYRDETASGAIITPARVYVRGQEGVEKALERSGRSVGGLNFAVTVVDPLPKITPTIGYMHPHNFTVVPKELIENPNIYYVFEENHKKKTETTAGNQQKKKSKTTERNQKKKNKKKEKKSKTREAYQMKKKSETREGNQKMKGVEISF is encoded by the exons ATGCAGGAATCCGCCATCAAA ATTCTGGAATCGAAGGATAGTGATGCAGAGATTCGAGAAAGCAG CATTAGCAGGATTGCGGTGGAGGGATACGACACCTCTCTTCGTAGGGAAGATGTCGATGATGCTTTGAGAGAACACTTCGCTTCATGTGGAAACATAATACATGTGTATGTTCCCATAGACGAGAATAGTGGTACCCTCTGCAG ATATGCCTTAATTTATgttaatgaagaagatgaagaaaaggCGCTGAGGCTTAATGGAAGTGACATGGGAGGACGGATTTTACAAATTCAGTCTTACGCGTTTCACCAAAATCACCTTAATGAGGTCTTGGACCAGATGAAAGAAGGCCGACTCTATCGGCCACAACACAC GATCATGGTTACGGGTTGTGACAATTTCCTTCCTGTCAATGTTATCGAGAAGGAGCTAGAGAAATATTTCTCTGCAATCGGCTCTTTTGTTTACCGAGACGAAACCGCTTCTGGTGCTATCATAAC cccAGCCAGAGTTTATGTCCGTGGACAAGAGGGTGTAGAAAAGGCGCTGGAACGTAGTGGACGTTCTGTAGGAGGTTTGAATTTTGCAGTTACTGTGGTTGATCCACTTCCAAAAATAACACCCACGATTGGCTACATGCACCCAC ATAACTTTACTGTCGTGCCAAAGGAGCTGATAGAAAATCCAAATATATATTACGTCTTTGAGGAAAATCATAAGAAGAAGACTGAGACTACGGCGGGAAATCAGCAGAAGAAAAAGAGCAAGACTACGGAGagaaatcagaagaagaagaataagaagaaggagaagaagagcaagaccAGGGAGGCATaccagatgaagaagaagagtgagacTAGGGAGGGAAATCAGAAGATGAAGGGAGTAGAAATCTCTTTCTGA